The sequence atgaaacatataGTTTTAGAAAGCGGTAGAAACAGTTTCAAAACAAGCTGACAAAAAGATACAACGGTGCTGGAAAGAAAAGATGTGTGTCATCTTGTCACTGTACGCGTACAAcgtgatacgaaaatcattgtgcggaaatcatatgtctgtcgatagtattaGAGTTAACTTGAAGCAAAATACAGACTAAAAAGTGGCTTAGAATGAAGTTGGAAATTAGTACTATTATAAACTCCGCAAACATGTTCTTATTAGTTATTAATTTCACAGAAAAAGACTCGGGATTCCTGAGGATTGGCTCTCTGAACGTTCGAGTGAAGAAAACGACCGAAGCCTTCAGCAACTTTTTGGGAGTTGGGACCAATGCGACGCGCCTCCCTCCGAATATGAGAACTAGCGCTCCTCCCAATTCGACGTACTTTGAAAAACTGCACAAAAGCTGGGGATCTGCTGACAACATACCTGTAAGTGGATACAAAGTTACCTTTGAAAGCAATCGCTCTAACACGCCTTTTACATTTTAGCACGAGGATGGTGTCATGCCGCCTCCCAAGTATGGATCTGTGAAAAAACGTCGCCCTAAAAGAGATGCAGAGTACGACCCAGCTAGCGATCATTGTAGTCAGAGTGTACCAACGACACCTAGTCAAACACGAGCTCCAATAGGGATGTTGTCGGAAAATCAAGATACTGAATCCGAAAATCCTGGCGATTCCGACTCGGATACCGCATGTGGCTTCGATTCAAATTGGAGGCCAACTTATATTTGAGTGATTTAACCATATAATCCTGATTTCATTTTAATCCGAGAGATTTATTTATACTTAACATATGTGTATAAGCGAAACACGACTTTATAAATACCTACTTGAGTAATCAAAACAAATGGATTCAATTTTCGAATGCCCATAACCCGTCAATACCAACCTCCAACACCTAGCCGTATTCAACTGCAAGATTCCtttggaaacaaaaaaaagataGATTTATACATAATTGATTATTCAAAATCAATCGCCGGATTtcggtccccgtgcattttaaatgggccgggattttgattttccgtgctcaaatcccgaaaacattgCATGTTCAAAAATACATGAAGAAAAATTCCGCGGACCATAATAGGTTAGCTCTTACTCTACAAGtataattgaataaataaataaataaatatttccaaGGTGTGAGGCTATCTTAAggctgcctcacacctcgggaaaattttccagcggattttggtcccgtgtattttaaatggggccgggattttggttttccgtgtccaaattccgaaaacatcgcatatgtaaaaatacatggggaaaaaattcgcgaaccaaattcccgaggtgtgaggctatcttaatggtagcctcacacctcgggaatttggttcgcggattttttccccatgcatttttacatatgcgatgttttcgggatttgggcatgcgaaatcaaaatcccggccccatttaaaatgcatggggcccaaaatccggcggaaaattttcccgaggtgtaaggtagcctttacaCATCGGAAAAATTTTCCGTTGGATTTTGGTCCTCGTGCATtttaaggctgccttacacctcggaaaaatttccgccggaatttgatccccgtgtattttaaagggggccgggatttttattttccgtgcccaaattccgaaaatatcgcatatgcaaaaacacatggggaaaaaatccgcggaccaaattcccgaggtgtaaggctaccttacacctcgggaaaattttctgcaggattttggtccccgtgcattttaaatggggccgggattttaattttccgtgcccaaatcccgaaaacatcgcatatgcaaaaacacatggggaaaaaatccgcggaccaaattcccgaggtgtgaagctgccttaaggtagcctttaagactaccttacacctcgggaaaatcttCGGCGggaaatggggccgggattttgattttccgtgcccaaataccgaaaacatcgcaaatgtaaaaatacatggggaaaaatccgcggaccaaggtagcctcacacctcgggaatttggtccgcggaattTTCCTCATGTATTTttatatgcgatgttttcggcaTTTGAGCATGGAAAATCCCATTTACAACACACGGCGCACAAAATCCGCCCTAAATTTTCCCTAGGTGTAAGGCTACCTGAACTTTCTTCGGATATTacgaaaaacttacgaataagatttTAGAGtaatattgacccagaaatgtataTGCTTATAGAATAATCAAATTGTAACCAAATTACaggatatatttaaaaatttattaagctCATCCTTTTCGATTATTCTGGCAACTGAAACaagctgggatgaaagcgttaggagtgaagaaatttttggaagtaaCTTTAATGTATTTAGAGATGACAGGAGTTTTCTAACGTCTCAGAAAAAGTCCGGTGGTGGTGTTCTAATAGCTATTTCAGCAAACTTTAATTCAGAAATcatcacaacaaataaattcaatgaatttgagCATGTCTGGGTAAAACCCAAATAGCTGGAGAAATGCATATATTCGCATCGGTATATTTCCCACCTAATCATGCTTGTAAGCACAACTATGAATCTTTTTTGAGTGCGCTGAACAAATACTATCAGAACATCCACCGGAGGTTAAAGTTCACATCTATGGGGACTTTAACCAACGCAATGCTGACTTTATTCTAGACTCAGAAAACGAATGTATCCTACTGCCAGTCGTTGGGGATAACGAAACTttgcaattaatttttgacaagtcTGCAAGTTTAGGATTGAACCAAATTaatcatataaaaaacaatcaaaattgctATTTGGACCTCTTGCTGACAAATATCTATGAAGATTTCTGTGTAACAGAATCTATCAatccattgtggaaaaatgaagcgttcCACACTGCAATCGAATACTCGTTATTCATTCATGAAGAACAAAGACCCAACGATTGTGAGTATGAGAATGTCTTTGAATACAATTTAGCgaactatgaaaatattcgagGTAGGTTAAGTAGTGTAAACTGgcaaatagttttaagaaatgaagaaaatgtcgAAGCATCTGTTAACACTTTTTACAGATTATTATCTGACATAATCTCGCAAGAAACTCcactaaaacgaaaacgacgtcataacaataataaagacccaatttggtataaccggcaaatcaagaatttaagaaatcgcaagaaaaaagcacacaaaatttacaaaagtcataacagtaatgaaaatttagtatattacttggacgtatgcgatcaattgaattacgctatcagtaacgcattggaagattacaattcaaaaactgagagcgaaataaagtcctgtccaaagaacttctttaattacgtaaaaacaaaactgaaatctAATAACTTTCCATCAATTATGCATCTAGACGAAAACGCGGGGGATAGCTCGGAAAAGAACTGCAatctttttgcagattttttccaggaaacctattctacattttctgaaaatgatcgtgaccgcgactattttgcattttttccagagttttcaaatgatattggagtgaatcaacttcatgtccatgacattttgcaggccctacgtaatttagatgcttcgaaaggtcctggtcctgatggaatccctcctatatttatgaaaaccctagcagtagaactaaccactccattattttggctatttaatatgtcactagaatcaggaaaattcccaaatatatggaaaaactcatttttgatacccattttcaaatctggaaaaaaaatcagacatacgtaattatcgtggaatagccattatctcttgcattccaaaactttttgaggccatagtaaacgaaaaattattcaaacaagtaaaaaaccgaataacagacgcacagcatggcttctgtaaagggcgttcaagttcaactaatcttcttgaatttgttgactataccctgaatgcaatggataaaggaaaccatgtagaagctctttatactgacttcagtaaagcatttgaccgcatagatatacccatgcttctattcaaataaaaaaaaatggttttgagcCGGGACTACTCGAATGGCTTGAATCGccaattgattataaaatttaacaacaatagatcaaaacccattcaagccacttccggtgtccccagggctctcatttggggcctctattattcataatatatgtaaacgacatttccttcattcttgacaaacttaaagtgttaatctatgcagatgacatgaagctctttttggaaatagggaataaaaatgacctcaacatattccagaacgaaatatgcacattctacgaatggtgcaataaaagcctattgcaactgaatgtaaaaaaatgtaaccttatatcactcagcagaaaaagaacagcatcaaatctctcaattacattaggaaaccaggttgtagagaagtgcgatagagttagggatttaggaattatcttagactccaaactaacattcatcgaccattacaacaccattattcataaagcaaataatatgatgggttttataaaacgtttctgctataactttcatgacccatacacaattaaaacattatatattgcttatgtaaggtcgatactggaatattgcagcattgtatggtctccattttcaatagcacacgaagaaatattagaatcagtacaaaaacaatttctattatttgctcttcgtaaattaggttggacaacattcccacttccatcatatgaggcacgctgcaagcttataaacattcaatctttgaaagagcgtcgtgaaactgcaatggtttcatttattaacgatatagtttcgcagcgtattgattcaacaaacattttatcgaaattaaatttctacataccatctcgacaactgcgtcatcgacatacatttttaattaatcactgccgtacaaattatgcaaaattcggacctctcaatcagatgatggctatctataatcaacactgcgaaactattgactttacaatgtctcgacagaacctaaaaaaatattttgtcacaattcgaaacctacacatctaaatttacattaaatcgtaaaattaaacactacttaaccaaactatttttatttttatacactataataccgtatttatagcattaagaaaataaagaaaaacatgtatattgtatatgtactagtctacgtcggttgacgaaataaataaatacaaagttTACATATCGTTCGGAAGATAAACttatcaattttgtggctatgtggtgatacgCTGGTTCCAGAAACAATGGCCAACAATGTTCCAGAATATGACCTTATCGgccatataaggggagcataaaaatcacTCCATATCTGTCATTCgataattcttcatagattctcatAAAACGGGGATGTTTGGTCCATGAGAGAAATTCCGACCAAaatggccactcttggaacctgcAAGGGGCCCCGAGGAACccgtggaaggggacatttccgctTTTACAGCCAAATATGCCGTGGGACGGCTCTTTCGTCGTGGTTTTTCACCAAATAGATggccattttatttatttattaccagattaaggccggagtggcctatgcaatacataaaaatctgctccattcggctcggtccatggctgcactttgccaaccacgcagtctgcggagggtccgcaaatcgtcctccacctgatcgatccaccttgcccgctgtacacctcgccttcttgttcccgtcggatcgttgtcgagaaccattttcaccggattactggcCATTTTCACCGGCAGCGAACTcgtttcgatcggagcgttttgcggagtccaaaatacGTACGATTTCTTGCCATCTCCGTTTTTGTTTGCtggtggtgggtggcttacattgacctctcttgagcctcttccttccttccttccatgTATACtatgtgttgatgactagtccaatccgttcagcttcgcttttcagtctgatgtaggcttcctccatcttctcaaagttacgtgccatgatgtCGTCGTTACgccaatgtcgtcggcgaaaccgaATAATTGGGcgaacttcgtgaaaatcgtaccactcgtgtcaatccctgcccttcgtacagtcactctcaaaattgagcgtacagtatggattataTGACTATATTagaaaattcctaaggaaatttgattgttggctcggttgtttttaatgcatttcaatattcatcccttccttcaatgtatgcgtacataaaatggttgaaattttttctctaaagttcatttatatgaaaataatctcaaaatacgcctgttagatgtgacaaaattaagcgtacaccgattttttttctatcaaatttcttattataaacacgattaatgtattttaatattgttttttcatgattatatttataataataaacatccgctacttaaagattcaatattttgaaattaaaccatgttttggtcaaaatggcgaacaattatttattatttaatcagactaaggccgaagtggcctgtgcggtatataagagtcttctccattcggctcggtccatggctacacgtcgccaaccacgcagtctacggagggtccgcaagtcatcttccacctgatcgatccaccttgcccgctgcgcacctcgccttcttgtgcccgtcggatcgttgtcgagaaccattttcaccgggttactgtccgacattctggctacgtgcccggcccatcgcagtcgtccgattttcgcggtgtgaacgatggatggttctcccaacagctgatgcaattcgtggttcattcgcctcctccacgtaccgtccgccatctacaccccaccatagatggtacgcagcactttcctttcgaaaactccaagtgcgcgttggtcctccacgagcatcgtccaggtctcgtgtccgtagaggactaccggtctaattagcgttttgtagattgtcagtttggtacggcggcgaactctattcgatcggagcgtcttgcggagtcaaagtacgtacgatttccagccactatgcgtctccgaatttctctgctggtgtcattttcggcagtcaccagtgagcccaagtacacaaattcttctaccacctcgatttcgtcaccaccgatgcaaactcgcggtgggtggctcacattgtcttctcttgaacctcttcctatcatgtacttcgtcttcgacgtgttgatgactagtccgatccgcttagcttccctcttcagtctgatgtaggcttcctccatcttctcaaagttacgtgccataatatctacacagaaagaaaaaacactaataaaattaaaaaaaccattggtaaatttaaaaagttgcgttggttctttttcgtagagagtctCATATGTTCAGTGCAAAAGTCAGTCAACTTTTGTTTTCAAAGTTTATCACCCATTCCAAACCGTCCCAAAATCAAAAGTTTAAACTTTTAGAATCGAAACTGTGGAACTGTCAAACCGAAATTGTTACACTGTTAAAAATAAAAGTTGTTTTCCCTCCTGAAACTAAAATTAGACAATTTATTTcactttcaaatttttcattccatttaatcaaatcaattctttttcaaaacattttttatttctaaattaatgatttcgtgtgtgttacttctacgtgaagttaaacgatttacaatgatatggaaatgctaatatcatcttccaaacttggacgtacatgttcatgatagcattagaggcgaaagtatagaattgatagttccgttaggatacggcaggcatgaagaatgtttttatagaagtcgatttgaaagcgagcggagggcaatatttgtgatggcacatatcgcacgaccttccttctgccaagctcccgtatgaagggggagggaagaatatcagtgtggaagctgatatatctccactggccagtggagatatatcagcttccacactgatattcttctaTATTACATTTGCCTTTTCACTGCTTGGATCAAGTTTTTAGTCTTCGACTTACCTTGGCATGGATATTTTGAGTCACCTTTTAATCGATTGGTCGTCTCTCGTCTCCGGAAAGTTTTGACTTTGCAACGTAGCAACGGGAATAAGCTCCGTTAAGACGCCATCACGTCGCTCGGTGAAATGAGATCTAATCAGAAAGCGAAAAGGTAAACAGAAAAACGTTATTTTTATTGCCTGGGTTTACTCATTTGGGAGCCTCAACTAAAAGTTTTGTAAAACTAAACGTACCTTCCACCTTCCAATAATAGCGATGTCGGGAACAAGGGAAGCGCAGGGAAATTTATTCAATCCAACTAATTTTGCGACcagcaaaaaaagaaaaataactgatattttaACACCTGATGGGATCAATGCCACGAGTTTGTCTTTGCGGTTTTGACAATTTCAATAATtgctacactgaaaaaaacgcgttttaaatttacagttTGATCCGAATAAAAacacttttaaaataaaaagataactttcacagtaaaaaaaatactttcattttaaagaaaatagAGCACTTTTCAAACATAAagttcaaaatatttataaaaataatatttgttttttgtgtgtatgtcgtcggcgaaaccaaatagctggacggacttattgaaaattgtaccactcgtgttaatccctgctcttcgtattacaccttccaaagcgatgttgaatagcaaacacgaaagaccatcaccttgccgtaaccctctgcgggtttcgaagggactcgagaatgccc comes from Armigeres subalbatus isolate Guangzhou_Male chromosome 2, GZ_Asu_2, whole genome shotgun sequence and encodes:
- the LOC134211691 gene encoding uncharacterized protein LOC134211691, with the translated sequence MQFGRNDIFELLCNVYKADRDLLDWSGKKPLEYQKQMTTVSASTYSKIKARKKHTEKDSGFLRIGSLNVRVKKTTEAFSNFLGVGTNATRLPPNMRTSAPPNSTYFEKLHKSWGSADNIPHEDGVMPPPKYGSVKKRRPKRDAEYDPASDHCSQSVPTTPSQTRAPIGMLSENQDTESENPGDSDSDTACGFDSNWRPTYI